One window from the genome of Leptospiraceae bacterium encodes:
- a CDS encoding thiolase family protein, with translation MKLEKKLAICSIRRTPFAQIAKGLGRFPAHHLGKMVAEDILKTTGIDKTAIDGVIVGEGFPFAPNSARVIANLVGLPDEIPAITVNQNCVSSMEAVVEAARRILLGEGSVFLVIGEESQTSMPFIIKNARQNKKTGSLDKLIKLLPDKLPEGVEIRDTLEDGLGDGETSYGMAMTAEIVAQNYKISRQIQDHLAYESFKRAYEATNEGKYEPFMIEVIDDEGNPLKADEAVLLRKGIVENPSRMERATLLFDNPAMKWEEFKTKYAKDLKNDIGPTVTIFNASPRSDGGAGLILTTPERAKELGLPILAYLTGWKMKGVHPNIMGIGQAVATLELLKEFQLSPNDIDAIEIHEAFAATAAGALEEIRLQTGFDWQKRFEEKRINIYGGSIAIGHPFGATGIRLIANAVMDFQYNHDINRVITTACAHGGVAGALMIERAQ, from the coding sequence ATGAAATTAGAAAAAAAGTTAGCTATTTGCTCCATTCGAAGAACACCCTTTGCTCAAATTGCGAAAGGCTTAGGAAGATTCCCTGCCCATCACTTAGGAAAAATGGTAGCAGAAGATATTTTAAAAACAACTGGGATAGACAAAACAGCGATTGATGGTGTGATTGTAGGTGAAGGTTTCCCGTTTGCTCCAAACTCAGCGAGGGTCATTGCCAATCTCGTAGGACTGCCGGATGAAATTCCCGCCATCACGGTAAATCAAAATTGTGTATCATCCATGGAAGCAGTAGTAGAAGCGGCAAGAAGGATACTTTTAGGTGAGGGTTCCGTTTTCCTTGTGATTGGAGAAGAATCCCAAACTTCAATGCCTTTTATCATTAAGAACGCCCGACAAAACAAAAAAACCGGAAGTTTGGATAAACTAATCAAATTACTTCCAGATAAACTCCCCGAAGGAGTCGAAATCAGAGATACCTTAGAAGATGGATTAGGGGATGGAGAAACAAGTTATGGCATGGCAATGACGGCAGAAATAGTTGCTCAAAATTATAAAATCTCTCGACAAATCCAAGATCATCTTGCTTATGAAAGTTTCAAAAGGGCTTATGAGGCAACTAATGAAGGTAAATACGAACCCTTCATGATAGAAGTAATTGATGATGAAGGAAATCCTTTGAAGGCAGATGAGGCGGTCCTTTTAAGAAAAGGTATTGTTGAAAACCCCAGCCGCATGGAAAGAGCTACTTTACTTTTTGATAACCCAGCTATGAAGTGGGAGGAATTCAAAACAAAATATGCAAAGGACCTAAAAAATGACATTGGTCCAACCGTGACCATCTTTAATGCTTCTCCTAGATCTGATGGAGGCGCAGGCTTGATTTTGACAACACCAGAAAGAGCAAAAGAACTGGGACTACCAATCCTTGCTTACCTCACAGGATGGAAGATGAAAGGAGTTCATCCTAACATCATGGGAATTGGACAAGCAGTAGCAACTTTGGAATTACTAAAAGAATTTCAGTTATCTCCTAACGATATTGATGCCATTGAAATTCATGAAGCATTTGCTGCAACCGCTGCGGGAGCTTTAGAAGAGATACGACTCCAAACAGGATTTGATTGGCAAAAACGCTTTGAAGAAAAGCGAATCAATATCTACGGTGGTTCTATTGCCATAGGACACCCTTTTGGTGCAACGGGGATCCGTCTAATAGCCAATGCTGTAATGGATTTTCAATACAACCACGACATCAATCGAGTGATTACGACGGCTTGCGCTCATGGTGGGGTAGCAGGTGCTTTAATGATTGAGCGAGCTCAATGA
- a CDS encoding type 1 glutamine amidotransferase produces the protein MKICYFQHVDFEDPAAIFDWVKERNYIINGFHIYQNQIFPNIDDYDLFIFMGGSMSVYEDDQYPWLKQEKYFLEKIIKQQKKILGICLGAQLIAEVLGAKVYPNHHKEIGWHIVNSTDEAKKYGIFPDVFHAFHWHGDTFDNPNGSKHLFYNDATQHQGFVYQDHVWAFQFHLETNLDSIQKLYHHSKSDLNALNQTYIKPFNIEESMIHIPTSNGILFRFLDFLSGYQK, from the coding sequence ATGAAAATATGCTATTTTCAACACGTTGATTTCGAAGATCCTGCAGCGATTTTCGATTGGGTAAAAGAGAGAAATTATATCATAAATGGTTTCCATATTTATCAAAATCAAATCTTCCCAAATATTGATGATTATGATCTTTTTATCTTCATGGGGGGGTCCATGAGTGTTTATGAAGATGACCAATATCCATGGTTGAAGCAAGAAAAATACTTTCTCGAGAAAATTATTAAACAACAAAAAAAGATTTTGGGTATTTGTCTCGGAGCTCAATTAATAGCGGAAGTATTGGGTGCGAAAGTATACCCAAATCATCACAAAGAAATCGGATGGCATATAGTCAACTCCACTGATGAAGCAAAGAAATACGGTATTTTTCCTGATGTATTCCATGCATTCCATTGGCATGGAGATACTTTTGATAACCCGAATGGTTCCAAACATTTGTTTTATAACGATGCAACCCAACATCAAGGCTTCGTATATCAAGATCACGTTTGGGCTTTTCAGTTTCACTTAGAAACTAACTTAGATAGCATCCAAAAATTATATCATCATTCGAAAAGTGATTTGAACGCTTTAAATCAAACCTATATTAAACCTTTCAATATCGAAGAATCCATGATCCATATTCCAACTTCGAATGGAATACTTTTTCGTTTTTTGGATTTTCTAAGTGGGTATCAAAAATAA
- the radA gene encoding DNA repair protein RadA has translation MKEKRKYICSNCGELHLRWNGKCHKCGSWNTIIEIDASTIEEDLKDIHIQDLSDINTKLDYRIKSGIPDLDLVLGGGFVPGSLILLGGEPGVGKSTLMLTIAENFAKSQKKVLYFSGEESPEQIKIRAERLKISGKNIYLSKETHLSKIIALVLREKPELVIIDSVQTIQTENGNLPGTVSQLKYVAFQLMEIAKQTYIPMILIGHITREGTIAGPKLLEHMVDTVLYFESDRLNHFRILRAIKNRFGNVGEVALFEMHPDGLKVLQTIPQEIHRVPSAGCAYSAILEGSRSIAVEVQALVTRTNHGPTKRMAEGLDVRRVIQITAVMEKFLKINLNEQDVFTNLAGGLTAHEPGLDLAIATAILSSHWEKPIPKTKAFLGEIGLTGEIRPIPRINARVKELHNLGVSSIIIPVSQKKEVDFLDLDIKEIEHIKDIQGVFHEE, from the coding sequence ATGAAAGAAAAAAGAAAATATATTTGTTCTAACTGTGGTGAACTTCATCTAAGATGGAATGGTAAATGCCATAAATGTGGCTCGTGGAATACTATCATCGAAATCGATGCAAGCACCATTGAAGAAGATCTCAAAGACATTCACATTCAAGATTTATCGGACATCAATACAAAATTAGATTATCGGATTAAAAGCGGTATACCGGATTTGGATTTGGTTTTGGGAGGAGGATTTGTTCCAGGTTCGTTGATTTTACTAGGAGGTGAACCCGGTGTTGGTAAATCCACTTTAATGCTCACTATTGCTGAAAATTTTGCCAAATCCCAAAAAAAAGTTTTGTATTTCTCAGGAGAAGAATCACCAGAACAAATCAAAATCCGAGCTGAACGTTTGAAAATCTCAGGAAAAAACATTTATCTTTCCAAAGAGACCCATTTATCAAAAATCATCGCTCTCGTATTGAGGGAAAAACCAGAATTGGTAATCATTGATTCTGTGCAAACCATTCAAACCGAAAACGGAAATTTACCTGGGACGGTATCCCAATTAAAATACGTAGCTTTTCAGTTGATGGAAATAGCAAAGCAAACCTATATTCCCATGATTTTGATTGGACACATCACAAGAGAAGGAACCATAGCAGGACCTAAGCTTTTAGAGCACATGGTGGATACCGTGCTTTATTTCGAGAGTGATCGTTTAAATCATTTTCGAATCCTTCGGGCTATAAAGAATCGTTTTGGAAATGTGGGAGAGGTAGCCCTTTTCGAGATGCATCCTGATGGCTTGAAGGTTTTACAAACCATCCCTCAAGAAATCCATCGAGTGCCAAGCGCCGGTTGTGCTTACTCAGCCATTTTAGAAGGAAGCCGTTCCATCGCTGTGGAAGTCCAAGCATTGGTAACAAGAACCAATCATGGACCAACAAAACGAATGGCGGAAGGTCTTGATGTTCGAAGAGTGATACAAATTACTGCTGTGATGGAAAAGTTCCTAAAAATCAACCTTAACGAGCAAGATGTATTTACGAACTTAGCAGGTGGTCTAACTGCTCACGAACCGGGATTAGATTTAGCGATTGCAACGGCAATCCTTTCATCCCACTGGGAAAAACCGATTCCTAAAACAAAAGCATTCTTAGGAGAAATCGGACTTACAGGAGAAATCCGCCCTATCCCCAGAATCAATGCAAGAGTAAAAGAACTTCATAATCTGGGAGTCAGTTCCATCATAATTCCAGTTTCCCAAAAAAAGGAAGTCGATTTTCTTGATCTTGATATAAAAGAAATTGAACATATCAAAGACATTCAAGGAGTATTTCATGAAGAATAA
- the tsaD gene encoding tRNA (adenosine(37)-N6)-threonylcarbamoyltransferase complex transferase subunit TsaD, with protein sequence MIGMGIETSCDETSIAFVKEGKVLLSNVVYSQIKEHQKFYGVVPEIASRSHLLKINEVYEKAIKSSKIQPEDISYVAVTNRPGLVGSLMIGGQFAKTFSLVYQKPIVTVDHVEAHFYANFLERQEEPTYPFLGLLLSGGNTAIYHVEGLGKLQTIANTQDDALGEALDKASSLLQLGYPGGPQIEKMAKKHQPQKNDEKLFPKILKDLHEEEITFSFSGIKTALLYLIQKQNSFSIPNICYDFQETCFELVIRMLKRAIIKTKIKRVEAGGGVLANEELRKKLHELSKEMDVQIYYPKNKLFCTDNGAMIATLGYYLFKEGKISDLDFNVYSHQLI encoded by the coding sequence ATGATTGGAATGGGGATTGAAACTTCTTGTGATGAAACCAGCATTGCCTTCGTAAAAGAAGGAAAGGTTTTATTATCGAATGTGGTGTATTCCCAAATCAAAGAACACCAAAAATTCTATGGCGTTGTTCCTGAAATTGCCAGTCGTTCGCACTTATTAAAAATCAACGAAGTATACGAAAAAGCCATCAAAAGCTCCAAAATCCAACCAGAAGACATTTCCTATGTTGCCGTTACAAACCGACCTGGGCTGGTGGGCTCTTTGATGATAGGAGGACAATTTGCAAAAACCTTTTCTTTGGTTTATCAAAAACCCATTGTAACTGTAGATCACGTTGAGGCTCATTTTTATGCAAACTTCTTGGAACGACAAGAAGAACCAACCTATCCCTTTTTGGGCTTACTTTTATCGGGAGGAAATACCGCCATTTATCATGTGGAAGGTTTAGGAAAACTCCAAACCATTGCAAACACACAGGATGATGCTCTTGGTGAAGCTCTCGATAAAGCATCAAGTCTTTTACAATTAGGCTATCCGGGTGGACCTCAAATTGAAAAGATGGCAAAAAAACACCAACCACAAAAAAACGATGAAAAACTCTTCCCAAAAATCTTAAAAGATCTACACGAAGAAGAAATCACTTTTTCTTTTTCTGGAATCAAGACTGCTTTATTATACCTTATACAAAAACAAAATTCTTTTTCTATTCCAAATATTTGCTATGACTTCCAAGAAACATGTTTTGAACTTGTTATCAGAATGCTAAAACGTGCCATCATAAAAACGAAAATCAAAAGGGTTGAAGCCGGAGGTGGGGTTTTAGCCAACGAGGAATTACGAAAAAAGCTCCACGAATTATCCAAAGAAATGGATGTTCAAATCTACTACCCAAAAAATAAACTCTTTTGCACTGATAATGGAGCCATGATCGCAACTTTAGGTTATTATTTATTCAAAGAAGGAAAAATTTCTGATCTTGATTTTAATGTTTATTCACATCAACTGATTTAA
- a CDS encoding M3 family metallopeptidase — protein sequence MMKSDTYNPLLHLQPHQPIDFTTIIERKGMDFLPTLEHYEKLAKERIQKIKNNPEVPDFNNTILALEVAPQELFEVHSIFQVLFNAECIEEIQAIAQEVSTFLARFSNDVFLDEELFQKVDYVYQTKKGVQNKEQERLLQYYWNQFKRNGALLPPDQKQQLRQIDEELAKLSPKFSENVLKATNAFELHLTSEEDLKGLPEFLKEKGKENAKKRNKEGYVFTLQFPEYLPFLTYAEKEELRKKLYLAYRSRALQENFDNRPIIKRILELREKRAKLLGYQNHAEYVLEERMAKTPNNVFEFLEKLYQYVYSKAKEELQELELWVKKNFPEKEKLHPWDYRFYSEKYKKELFQLDQEALRPYFSLENVIEGIFLVANKLYGLSFQRNENIPVYHPEVQVYEVYDEDKKFLGLFYFDLFPRETKRSGAWMTTIREQGLFFDEVIRPHVGIVCNFTRPTETKPSLLTLEEVETLFHEFGHALHGLFSNVTYRSLAGTNVYWDFVELPSQIMENWLREKETLDLFARHYQTKEPIPQEILNNIKKSETFHAGIQFLTQLQYGFLDMYFHTTPYEEITDIQEFERKVTEKTRLFEEPKELCIATSFSHIFAGGYSAGYYSYKWAEVLEADAYQFFKEQGIFNRDVATRFRKTILEKGNTEDPLVLYVQFRGREPQVESLLKKFELLKEDTRMAG from the coding sequence ATGATGAAAAGTGATACTTATAATCCTTTACTTCATCTTCAACCACATCAGCCGATTGATTTTACAACAATCATTGAACGAAAAGGAATGGATTTTCTACCCACATTGGAACATTATGAAAAGTTAGCAAAAGAAAGAATCCAGAAAATCAAAAACAATCCAGAAGTTCCTGATTTTAATAATACCATCTTGGCTTTGGAGGTGGCTCCCCAAGAGTTGTTTGAGGTTCATTCCATTTTTCAAGTTTTATTTAATGCAGAATGTATTGAAGAAATCCAAGCAATAGCTCAAGAAGTTTCCACGTTTTTAGCAAGGTTTTCTAATGATGTTTTTTTAGACGAAGAGTTATTTCAAAAAGTTGATTATGTTTATCAAACCAAAAAAGGAGTTCAAAACAAAGAACAAGAACGACTCCTTCAATACTACTGGAATCAATTCAAAAGAAATGGAGCTTTACTTCCGCCAGATCAAAAACAACAACTTCGACAAATCGATGAAGAATTAGCAAAACTTTCTCCAAAATTTTCAGAAAATGTTCTGAAAGCAACAAATGCTTTTGAATTACATCTTACCAGCGAAGAAGATCTGAAAGGGTTACCAGAATTCCTGAAAGAAAAAGGCAAAGAGAACGCAAAAAAACGTAACAAAGAGGGCTATGTTTTTACCCTCCAATTTCCTGAGTATTTACCATTTTTGACCTATGCAGAAAAAGAAGAACTTCGAAAAAAACTCTATCTTGCTTATCGTAGTCGGGCTTTACAAGAAAATTTTGACAATCGTCCTATCATTAAGCGTATTTTGGAACTCAGAGAGAAAAGAGCTAAGCTTCTTGGATATCAAAATCATGCAGAGTATGTATTAGAAGAACGAATGGCAAAAACCCCTAATAACGTTTTTGAGTTTTTAGAAAAACTCTATCAGTATGTTTATTCCAAAGCCAAAGAAGAACTACAAGAATTGGAATTATGGGTTAAAAAAAATTTCCCCGAAAAAGAAAAACTTCATCCTTGGGATTATCGTTTTTATTCGGAGAAATACAAAAAAGAATTATTTCAATTAGATCAAGAAGCTCTAAGACCTTATTTTTCTTTAGAAAATGTGATTGAGGGGATTTTTTTGGTGGCAAACAAGCTTTATGGACTTTCTTTCCAAAGAAACGAGAACATTCCTGTTTATCATCCAGAGGTTCAAGTTTATGAGGTTTATGATGAAGATAAGAAATTTTTAGGATTGTTTTATTTTGATCTATTTCCCAGAGAGACAAAACGAAGCGGTGCATGGATGACCACTATTAGAGAGCAAGGTTTGTTTTTTGATGAAGTGATACGCCCTCATGTTGGGATTGTTTGCAATTTTACAAGACCCACAGAAACCAAACCTTCTCTATTGACTTTGGAAGAAGTGGAAACATTATTTCATGAGTTTGGTCATGCACTGCATGGACTTTTTTCGAATGTTACATATCGAAGTTTAGCAGGAACAAATGTCTATTGGGATTTTGTAGAGCTCCCTTCTCAGATCATGGAAAATTGGCTACGAGAGAAAGAAACTTTGGACCTTTTTGCTCGCCATTACCAAACCAAAGAACCTATTCCACAAGAAATCTTAAATAACATAAAAAAATCAGAAACATTCCATGCAGGGATACAATTTCTCACTCAACTTCAATATGGTTTTTTGGATATGTATTTTCATACGACACCATATGAAGAGATTACCGATATCCAAGAGTTTGAACGAAAAGTCACAGAAAAAACACGATTATTTGAAGAACCAAAAGAACTATGTATTGCCACAAGTTTTTCTCACATCTTTGCTGGGGGTTATTCTGCAGGGTATTATTCCTACAAATGGGCAGAAGTCTTAGAGGCTGATGCCTATCAGTTCTTCAAAGAACAAGGCATTTTCAATCGTGATGTTGCAACACGCTTTCGAAAAACCATCTTAGAAAAAGGAAACACAGAGGATCCTCTCGTCCTCTACGTACAATTTCGAGGAAGAGAACCCCAAGTGGAATCCTTACTCAAAAAATTCGAATTATTGAAGGAAGACACCCGAATGGCCGGGTAA
- the rpmF gene encoding 50S ribosomal protein L32 translates to MGVPKRKISKEKKRKRRSHHALGKPNLVTCKNCGSLIKPHRVCPVCGFYKNRIVLEKIRTRT, encoded by the coding sequence ATGGGTGTTCCAAAGAGGAAAATCTCAAAAGAAAAAAAGCGAAAACGAAGGTCCCATCATGCTTTAGGGAAACCCAATCTGGTGACTTGTAAGAATTGTGGGAGTTTGATCAAACCACATCGAGTTTGTCCAGTTTGTGGGTTTTATAAAAATCGCATTGTCTTAGAAAAAATTCGAACAAGAACCTAA
- a CDS encoding HDOD domain-containing protein: METNTYQPSREKLNEYLIQVKDLNIIPPVLIQVMALPDDNELSFKELSRLVQTDQILVSRIIKIANSPFYNRGIEITSLQNAIARLGFRLIRSMIVVAMNDSIFAHGNYRKFREEVWQHSIATAIYGSKLTEQFLGKQEIDKGMIGGLLQDIGKVILNMIDRKKYVEVLREFLETKKDIRWIEIEKFGVDHTLMGYEASKFWKLPSFVVKTIEERHLPLEEKSTLGVILTAADILVRKAGFGLYTEIHEKEYKEIDLHLKGELSKIQLNEIQKYIKENELYKSILFT, translated from the coding sequence ATGGAAACAAATACATACCAACCATCCCGTGAGAAATTAAATGAATATTTAATCCAAGTCAAAGACTTAAACATTATTCCTCCAGTTCTCATACAAGTAATGGCACTTCCTGATGACAATGAGCTGAGCTTCAAAGAACTGAGTAGACTAGTCCAGACAGATCAGATTTTGGTTTCACGAATCATCAAAATTGCAAATTCCCCATTCTACAATCGTGGGATCGAAATCACGTCATTACAAAATGCCATTGCTCGTTTGGGTTTTCGCTTGATTCGTTCTATGATTGTGGTTGCCATGAATGATTCCATTTTTGCTCATGGAAACTATCGAAAATTTCGAGAAGAAGTTTGGCAACATTCTATCGCTACTGCCATTTATGGATCCAAACTAACAGAACAGTTTTTAGGAAAACAAGAGATTGATAAAGGGATGATTGGAGGTCTCCTACAAGACATAGGCAAGGTAATTCTCAACATGATTGATCGCAAAAAGTATGTTGAAGTTTTAAGAGAATTCCTCGAAACCAAAAAAGACATACGATGGATTGAAATAGAAAAGTTCGGGGTGGATCATACCCTAATGGGGTATGAAGCATCGAAGTTTTGGAAATTACCCAGCTTTGTTGTAAAAACCATCGAAGAACGACATTTACCTTTAGAAGAAAAAAGTACTTTGGGAGTTATTTTAACTGCCGCTGATATTTTGGTTCGAAAAGCAGGCTTTGGATTGTATACAGAAATTCATGAAAAAGAATACAAAGAGATCGATCTACACTTAAAAGGTGAATTATCCAAAATCCAACTCAATGAAATTCAAAAATACATCAAAGAAAATGAACTATATAAAAGTATTTTGTTTACTTAA
- a CDS encoding adenine phosphoribosyltransferase: MHSVTADYIKTKIRTIPNWPKEGVMFRDITPLFQDPKALRGFMDAFVQRYIDKKIDVVAGIDARGFLIGVGIAYALNVSFVPIRKKGKLPWKTISQEYELEYGKEEIEIHIDACKKGDRVVIIDDLIATGGTMLAGIELIRRLGGEVVEVAAIVDLPDLGGSKKIQEQAKVPVFTICEFEGH; this comes from the coding sequence ATGCATTCTGTAACTGCTGACTATATAAAAACAAAAATCCGAACCATTCCTAATTGGCCAAAAGAAGGCGTGATGTTTCGGGACATTACTCCCCTATTTCAAGACCCAAAAGCTCTTAGAGGTTTCATGGATGCCTTCGTACAAAGGTATATTGACAAAAAAATTGATGTCGTTGCTGGAATTGATGCTCGTGGTTTTTTGATTGGGGTTGGAATTGCCTATGCCCTGAATGTTTCTTTTGTTCCCATTCGTAAAAAAGGAAAACTCCCGTGGAAAACCATCTCTCAAGAATATGAACTCGAATATGGAAAAGAAGAAATCGAAATTCATATTGATGCCTGCAAAAAAGGAGATCGGGTAGTTATCATAGATGATTTGATAGCCACTGGTGGAACCATGCTTGCGGGGATTGAACTCATCCGTAGGTTAGGTGGTGAAGTCGTGGAAGTCGCTGCCATTGTGGATTTACCTGACCTTGGGGGTTCGAAAAAAATTCAAGAACAAGCTAAAGTTCCTGTTTTTACAATCTGTGAGTTTGAAGGTCATTAG
- a CDS encoding formylglycine-generating enzyme family protein, with product MFTKPEEPCKKSILNVDYSKMSCVPAGYVVLGSNRPSIDEDTGKVVHDTFPEHQVYLTSYWIDQYEVTYGEYQECVKAGICSFAKPNYQGFSDPMQPMVGVNWYQAHEYCRWKGKRLPTEAEWEKGARGEKGEIFPWGNEPADCQKAVIKENEKTGCGVGTTWKIGSKGAFRYNLYDMAGNAWEWVHDWYAENYEICGMDCLSHQPKGPCQGEMECYSKRKIVKGGSWWWKGEYAQGYNRRAHFPKNQPFHHFGFRCAVDGE from the coding sequence ATGTTTACAAAACCTGAAGAACCATGTAAAAAATCCATACTAAACGTTGATTACTCAAAGATGAGTTGTGTGCCAGCAGGGTATGTGGTGTTGGGATCCAATCGACCTTCAATCGATGAAGACACAGGAAAGGTTGTTCATGATACTTTCCCTGAGCATCAAGTTTATTTGACCTCTTATTGGATTGATCAATATGAAGTTACTTATGGTGAATATCAGGAATGTGTAAAAGCAGGGATTTGTTCTTTTGCAAAGCCTAATTATCAAGGCTTTTCTGATCCTATGCAACCTATGGTGGGAGTAAATTGGTATCAAGCTCATGAATATTGTCGATGGAAAGGAAAGCGATTACCGACAGAAGCAGAATGGGAAAAAGGAGCTCGTGGCGAAAAAGGAGAAATTTTTCCATGGGGAAATGAACCAGCAGATTGTCAAAAGGCAGTAATCAAAGAAAATGAGAAAACAGGCTGTGGCGTTGGAACCACTTGGAAGATAGGAAGCAAAGGTGCATTTCGTTATAATTTATATGATATGGCAGGGAATGCATGGGAGTGGGTTCATGATTGGTATGCGGAAAATTATGAAATATGCGGAATGGATTGCCTTTCTCATCAACCGAAAGGACCATGTCAAGGTGAAATGGAATGTTATTCAAAACGAAAAATTGTAAAAGGTGGTTCTTGGTGGTGGAAAGGAGAATACGCTCAAGGCTATAACCGACGGGCTCATTTTCCCAAAAATCAACCTTTTCATCACTTTGGATTTCGCTGCGCTGTTGATGGGGAATGA
- the dnaB gene encoding replicative DNA helicase, producing the protein MFIIPTESSLDLPKDIEAEIQVLGGIMIRPDIFFQISHIIKSEDFFLRSHQIIFKSLEHLIRESDSTTEIEPIRFIQYLEDHNKLEEVGGAEYIFSITDKTTSPTNAIHHAIRIHNFSVRRKLIQKLYELANKAFEPHENEASFIKTVEEELLKITGESIVSSIQPIESFKEEFLQYIGKLFEAKGGLTGQPTRFHELDRMTSGIRGGELILLAARPGMGKSTFALNISMNIAMYYQKPVIIFSLEMSRMELILRMLSAEAQINHSDLKRGHIPRHKYDAIKEAIARIFSSPIYIDDTGVLDIWDCIARTRKLEIELRRQGKEPGIVIIDYLQLLSDPETKKFGRQVEVASISRSLKLLAKKTNLPILALSQMNRSVEQRRGENARPQLSDLRESGALEQDADIVMFIHRETQFDQNDAEDPENFGRAEIIIAKHRNGPLGSFKLAYRPEMFRFDNLESF; encoded by the coding sequence TTGTTTATTATTCCTACTGAATCCAGCTTGGATTTACCCAAAGACATAGAAGCAGAAATCCAAGTGCTGGGCGGTATCATGATACGCCCAGATATTTTCTTTCAGATTTCCCATATCATCAAAAGTGAAGACTTCTTTTTGAGGTCTCATCAAATCATTTTTAAATCTCTTGAACATTTAATCCGTGAGTCTGATTCAACAACAGAAATTGAGCCAATTCGATTTATTCAATATTTAGAAGATCACAACAAATTAGAAGAAGTCGGAGGAGCTGAGTATATATTTTCCATCACTGATAAAACCACCTCTCCTACTAATGCCATCCATCATGCTATAAGGATTCACAATTTTTCCGTCAGAAGAAAGCTAATTCAAAAATTATATGAACTTGCAAACAAAGCCTTCGAACCCCACGAAAACGAAGCAAGCTTTATTAAAACAGTCGAAGAAGAATTATTGAAAATCACGGGAGAAAGCATAGTCTCCAGCATACAACCGATTGAAAGTTTTAAAGAAGAATTCCTACAATACATTGGGAAACTTTTTGAAGCAAAAGGAGGATTAACGGGTCAACCTACGAGGTTTCATGAACTCGATCGCATGACATCTGGTATCCGAGGTGGAGAGTTGATTTTACTTGCGGCAAGACCCGGAATGGGAAAATCCACTTTTGCTCTAAACATTTCCATGAACATTGCCATGTATTACCAAAAACCTGTTATCATTTTCTCTCTGGAAATGAGCCGAATGGAATTAATCTTGAGGATGTTGAGTGCTGAAGCCCAAATCAATCATAGTGATCTTAAGCGCGGACATATCCCACGCCATAAATACGATGCCATCAAAGAAGCCATAGCAAGGATTTTTTCTTCTCCCATCTACATTGATGATACGGGAGTTTTAGATATTTGGGATTGCATAGCAAGAACAAGAAAACTCGAGATTGAACTACGTCGACAAGGGAAAGAACCTGGCATTGTCATCATCGACTACTTACAACTTTTATCGGATCCTGAGACCAAAAAATTTGGACGTCAAGTGGAAGTAGCCAGTATTTCCCGAAGCTTGAAGCTTTTAGCAAAAAAAACGAATCTGCCCATTCTTGCTTTATCTCAAATGAATCGTTCTGTTGAGCAAAGACGAGGTGAAAACGCACGACCTCAACTTTCGGATTTACGGGAATCAGGAGCTCTCGAGCAAGATGCAGATATTGTAATGTTTATCCACAGAGAAACACAGTTCGACCAAAATGATGCAGAGGACCCCGAAAATTTCGGAAGAGCGGAAATCATCATTGCCAAACACAGAAACGGACCATTAGGTAGCTTCAAACTTGCCTATCGACCAGAAATGTTTCGTTTTGATAACTTAGAAAGTTTTTAA